Proteins encoded in a region of the Zea mays cultivar B73 chromosome 4, Zm-B73-REFERENCE-NAM-5.0, whole genome shotgun sequence genome:
- the LOC100279220 gene encoding CBS domain-containing protein CBSCBSPB5-like: MVGGMSPPRRTLSMGSGGAMGRRAASAGVMGDSPKRGLSRSMTMGGERTVKRLRLSRALTVPESTTVLEVCRRMAARRADAALLTDSNALLCGILTDKDIATRVIARELKIDETPVWKVMTRHPIFVLSDTLAVEALQKMVQGKFRHLPVVDNGEVVAMLDIAKCLYDAISRMERASEKGKAAIANVAAGDDKYSIVEALKEQMFRPCLSAIIGEDSTVVMVSPGDSVLAATKRMVEAHATSAVVAVGSKPQGILTSRDILMRLVAKNLSADATPVEKVMTPDPEFATVDMPILDALRTMQERKFLHLPVMDRDGSIISIIDVIDIAHAAISIVESSGGGGDGSAGSDEAASSMFQRFWDSAMALGPLDDETDTQSQMSEASRSQMMMSDVHHHHHHHDSAGGGSEAGFSLSSFSFKLQDRRGRMHRFSCEVQSLTPLVTCILRRLGADIDPDRLPQILYEDEDRDKVVLASDDDLAAAVEHARLAGWKGLKLFLDYSGTTGRRKAVATPRGAMAVGMSSRDAWAAAYSGVAAGAALVTGIGVMAYLRRSA; this comes from the exons ATGGTCGGCGGCATGTCACCGCCGCGGCGGACGCTGTCGATGGGGAGCGGCGGCGCCATGGGACGCCGCGCGGCCTCTGCCGGCGTGATGGGCGACAGCCCCAAGCGCGGGCTGTCCCGATCGAT GACCATGGGCGGCGAGCGCACGGTGAAGCGGCTGCGGCTGTCCCGGGCGCTGACGGTCCCCGAGAGCACCACCGTGCTGGAGGTGTGCCGCCGGATGGCCGCGCGGAGGGCCGACGCCGCGCTGCTCACGGACTCGAACGCGCTGCTCTGCGGCATCCTCACCGACAAG GACATCGCTACGAGGGTGATCGCGCGCGAGCTCAAGATCGACGAGACGCCGGTGTGGAAGGTGATGACGAGGCACCCCATCTTCGTCCTCTCGGATACGCTCGCCGTCGAGGCGCTGCAGAAGATGGTTCAAG GCAAGTTCAGGCACCTGCCGGTGGTGGATAACGGCGAGGTGGTGGCCATGCTGGACATCGCCAAGTGCCTCTACGACGCCATCTCCCGGATGGAGAGGGCGTCCGAGAAGGGGAAGGCGGCGATCGCCAACGTCGCGGCTGGCGACGACAAGTACTCCATCGTCGAAGCTCTCAAGGAGCAAATGTTCAGGCCCTGCTTGTCTGCCATTATTGGCGAAGACTCAAC AGTCGTCATGGTGTCGCCTGGTGATTCCGTCCTTGCAGCTACCAAGAGGATGGTGGAAGCGCATGCGACCTCAGCCGTAGTGGCCGTGGGGAGCAAGCCGCAAGGCATCCTGAC TTCAAGGGATATCTTGATGCGCCTGGTCGCTAAGAACCTGTCAGCGGACGCGACTCCGGTAGAGAAG GTCATGACCCCTGACCCTGAATTTGCCACGGTCGACATGCCTATACTGGACGCCCTACGGACCATGCAGGAGCGCAAGTTCTTGCATCTTCCAGTGATGGACAGAG ACGGCTCAATCATTTCAATCATCGACGTCATTGACATCGCACATGCCGCGATCTCCATT GTGGAGAgcagtggcggcggcggcgacggcagcgcgGGGAGCGACGAGGCGGCATCGTCCATGTTCCAGAGGTTCTGGGACTCCGCCATGGCCTTGGGCCCCCTGGACGACGAGACGGACACCCAGTCCCAGATGAG CGAGGCGTCGAGGTCGCAGATGATGATGTCCGatgtccaccaccaccaccaccaccacgacTCCGCGGGCGGCGGCAGCGAGGCGGGGTTCTCGCTGTCGTCCTTCTCCTTCAAGCTCCAGGACAGGCGAGGGCGGATGCACCGCTTCAGCTGTG AGGTTCAGAGCTTGACGCCTCTGGTGACCTGCATCCTGCGGAGGCTCGGCGCCGACATCGACCCTGACCGCCTACCGCAAATCCTG TACGAAGACGAGGACCGGGACAAGGTGGTGCTCGCGTCGGACGACGACCTCGCGGCGGCGGTGGAACACGCCAGGCTCGCCGGATGGAag ggTCTGAAGCTGTTCCTGGACTACTCCGGCACCACCGGGCGCAGGAAAGCGGTGGCCACCCCACGTGGCGCCATGGCGGTGGGCATGTCCAGCCGGGACGCGTGGGCGGCGGCGTACAGCGGGGTCGCCGCCGGGGCTGCCCTCGTCACTGGCATCGGCGTCATGGCGTACCTGCGAAGATCTGCCTAG
- the LOC103652911 gene encoding berberine bridge enzyme-like 8: MQPIERSMQQYHRSTMAASGRKAVVVLILCMLCCNTSLLPCSASSDSFLQCLSAMMPSELVYQQSSSSFTSVLQSSVQNPKFVTNTTVRPLCIITASDVSHVQTAVRCGRWNGVRLRVRSGGHDYEGLSYRSVQPEVFAVLDLARLRGVQVRPGDDSAWVDAGTTLGELYYAVGTTNPGFLFPGGACATVGVSGFISGGGIGLMMRKYGVGGDNVVDARIVNANGDVLDRFAMGDDLFWAIRGGGGETFGVVVAWRLKLSKVPPTVTVVNVLRTMEQGAADLVAKWETTILQPPVLPDLTIRVVLQYRQAFFQTLFLGGCSDLLNTMRGLFPELGTTAADCHEMSWLRAMAFIYFGNTDTPVEALLNRTNNVGNYYFKSKSDYVRRAVGKAGWDSLYQQWLSQNGNGQIILEPHGAAVGGANTMTTSPYPHRRGVLFNIQYGSNWCCGANGTEAAAALGWLNGLYGFMAQFVTSNPREAFANYRDLDMGQNVIGSDGLSSYWSARAWAERYFMGNYRRLAAVKAAVDPTDYFRNEQSIPPLPK; the protein is encoded by the coding sequence ATGCAACCAATAGAACGAAGCATGCAGCAATACCATCGGTCAACAATGGCTGCATCCGGAAGGAAAGCTGTAGTAGTTCTCATCCTGTGCATGTTGTGTTGCAATACCTCGCTGCTACCTTGCTCAGCTTCCTCCGATTCCTTCCTGCAATGCCTGTCGGCGATGATGCCGAGCGAGCTGGTGTACCAGCAGAGCTCGAGCAGCTTCACTTCCGTGCTGCAGTCCTCCGTGCAGAACCCCAAGTTCGTGACCAACACCACGGTGAGGCCGTTGTGCATCATCACGGCGTCCGACGTCTCCCACGTCCAGACCGCCGTGCGCTGCGGCCGCTGGAACGGTGTGCGCCTCCGCGTGCGCAGCGGTGGGCACGACTACGAGGGCCTCTCCTACCGCTCCGTCCAGCCCGAGGTGTTCGCGGTGCTGGACCTAGCCAGGCTCCGCGGCGTGCAGGTGCGCCCCGGGGACGACAGCGCGTGGGTGGACGCCGGCACAACGCTGGGCGAGCTGTACTACGCCGTGGGCACGACCAACCCGGGGTTCCTGTTCCCGGGCGGCGCGTGCGCGACGGTCGGCGTCAGCGGCTTCATCAGCGGCGGCGGCATCGGTCTCATGATGCGCAAGTACGGCGTCGGGGGCGACAACGTCGTCGACGCCAGGATCGTCAACGCCAACGGCGACGTCCTCGACAGGTTCGCCATGGGGGATGACCTCTTCTGGGCCatccggggcggcggcggcgagacCTTCGGCGTCGTGGTGGCGTGGCGGCTGAAGCTGTCTAAGGTCCCGCCGACGGTGACGGTGGTCAACGTCCTCAGGACCATGGAGCAGGGCGCCGCCGACCTCGTCGCCAAGTGGGAGACGACCATCCTCCAGCCGCCAGTCCTCCCGGACCTCACCATCCGGGTCGTCCTGCAGTACAGGCAGGCCTTCTTCCAGACGCTCTTCCTCGGCGGGTGCTCGGACCTCCTCAACACGATGCGCGGCCTCTTCCCGGAGCTCGGCACCACGGCGGCCGACTGCCACGAGATGAGCTGGCTGCGCGCGATGGCGTTCATCTACTTCGGCAACACCGACACGCCGGTGGAGGCGCTCCTGAACCGAACCAACAACGTGGGCAACTACTACTTCAAGAGCAAGTCGGATTACGTGCGCCGCGCCGTCGGCAAGGCCGGGTGGGACAGCCTGTACCAGCAGTGGCTCTCCCAGAACGGCAACGGGCAGATCATCCTGGAGCCGCACGGCGCGGCGGTCGGCGGCGCCAACACGATGACCACCTCGCCGTACCCGCACCGCAGGGGCGTGCTGTTCAACATCCAGTACGGCTCCAACTGGTGCTGCGGTGCCAACGgcacggaggcggcggcggcgcttggGTGGCTCAACGGCCTCTACGGCTTCATGGCGCAGTTCGTCACCAGCAATCCCAGGGAGGCGTTCGCCAACTACCGCGACCTGGATATGGGCCAGAACGTCATCGGCAGCGACGGCTTGTCATCGTACTGGAGCGCCAGGGCGTGGGCGGAGAGATACTTCATGGGGAACTACCGGCGGCTGGCGGCAGTGAAGGCGGCAGTGGATCCCACTGACTACTTCAGGAACGAGCAGAGCATACCGCCACTTCCCAAGTAG